A part of Cannabis sativa cultivar Pink pepper isolate KNU-18-1 chromosome 6, ASM2916894v1, whole genome shotgun sequence genomic DNA contains:
- the LOC133038986 gene encoding receptor-like protein Cf-9 yields MGLFACLYSLIFILLFLTSSSSSPLCHPHESSALLHFKNSLPNIHGTTYCYDYYHLEIVNPNSTISWDIKSKDCCRWSGVTCDDVTGHVIRLDLKCSGLQGILHSNNTLFSLSHLQSLVLSGNHFDGSTISSEFGKFSNMVHLDLSLSGFIGQVPLQLSYLSNLLTLDLSFNYDLKLETSSWKRTVANLTNIRELFLSGVDMSSTSPDSFMNLSTSLTSLDLSWNNLQGKLPENVLSLPNLQQLDLFYNTNLTASFPQHNWSSPLKVLNLSRSGVVIDPYLCRKFKYLQVISLYGSNFNCTQITSLHLSENDLGGFFPWSSC; encoded by the coding sequence atgggTCTGTTTGCATGCCTCTACTCTCTAATCTTCATTCTCCTCTTTCTtacttcttcttcgtcttctccATTGTGCCATCCCCATGAATCCTCTGCTTTGCTCCACTTTAAAAACTCTTTGCCCAACATCCATGGCACAACCTACTGTTATGATTATTATCATCTTGAAATTGTTAATCCTAATAGTACAATTTCATGGGATATAAAGAGCAAGGATTGTTGCAGATGGAGTGGAGTCACGTGCGATGACGTCACAGGCCACGTCATACGCCTTGACCTCAAATGCAGTGGGCTTCAAGGCATTCTTCACTCCAACAacactcttttctctctctctcatctccAATCTCTTGTTCTCTCTGGGAATCATTTTGATGGCTCCACAATTTCATCTGAATTTGGTAAGTTTTCAAATATGGTTCACCTTGACCTTTCTCTCTCTGGTTTCATTGGCCAAGTCCCTCTCCAATTGTCTTACTTGTCCAACTTGCTTACACTTGACTTGAGTTTTAATTATGATTTGAAACTAGAGACATCTAGCTGGAAAAGAACTGTTGCAAATCTAACTAATATCAGAGAATTGTTTCTTAGTGGTGTTGATATGTCTTCTACTTCACCTGATTCCTTTATGAATCTCTCAACTTCTTTGACATCTCTTGATCTTAGTTGGAATAATTTGCAGGGGAAACTTCCAGAAAATGTTCTCAGTTTGCCAAACCTTCAACAACTCGATTTGTTTTACAATACCAATCTCACTGCTTCTTTTCCACAACATAATTGGAGCAGCCCACTTAAGGTGTTGAATCTTTCTAGATCTGGAGTCGTGATAGATCCTTACCTTTGTAGAAAGTTCAAGTATTTACAAGTTATATCTCTTTATGGATCCAATTTCAATTGCACACAAATCACCTCCTTACACCTTTCTGAAAATGATTTAGGTGGTTTCTTCCCATGGTCATcctgttag